A window of Chitinispirillum alkaliphilum contains these coding sequences:
- a CDS encoding Type IV pilus biogenesis protein PilM, with amino-acid sequence MPLKYDYPNQYWDTVIAELKGLKKGFKFFSSQVACSLPCEHSVVKKIVVDWNEKKIDQVLEWELSQQIISPLKDYSYDFQPINESDRSEKAFLMVAFRNQMIEQLNVSFKPIKLKPSIIDLDAFALINIFEKNYPEMVPVPVIIIHGEEHRTKLILTVNGNYLDSVFFDHNSEQLESEFYRGKISDLVNQLAALNQNQISKTMPCLFLAGSLFTNQEKLSELSSLKPEPELLDPFRKVNCQVGDESQLKGYSAQLAVAAGLALRGNEENV; translated from the coding sequence TTGCCCCTTAAGTATGATTATCCCAATCAATATTGGGATACCGTTATTGCCGAGCTTAAGGGTCTCAAAAAAGGGTTTAAATTTTTCAGTTCACAAGTTGCATGTTCTTTGCCCTGTGAACACTCTGTCGTAAAAAAAATCGTTGTGGACTGGAACGAAAAGAAAATCGATCAGGTCCTTGAGTGGGAGTTAAGCCAGCAGATCATCTCACCCCTTAAAGATTATTCCTATGATTTTCAGCCAATTAATGAATCTGACCGGAGCGAAAAGGCATTTTTGATGGTTGCATTTCGGAACCAAATGATTGAACAGTTAAATGTATCATTTAAACCTATCAAGCTCAAACCATCCATTATTGATCTCGACGCGTTTGCACTGATCAATATATTTGAAAAAAATTACCCTGAAATGGTTCCTGTGCCGGTTATTATAATCCATGGTGAAGAGCACAGAACAAAGCTTATTCTAACTGTAAACGGAAATTACTTGGATAGTGTCTTTTTTGATCATAACTCAGAACAGTTGGAAAGCGAATTCTACCGCGGGAAAATTTCTGATCTGGTGAATCAGCTTGCAGCTCTGAATCAAAACCAGATCAGCAAAACCATGCCCTGCCTCTTTCTGGCCGGTTCACTTTTTACCAACCAGGAGAAACTGTCAGAGCTTAGTTCTCTGAAACCTGAACCTGAACTTCTTGATCCATTCCGCAAAGTTAATTGTCAGGTGGGTGATGAGTCGCAACTTAAGGGCTATTCTGCACAGCTGGCTGTAGCTGCAGGATTAGCATTACGTGGAAATGAAGAGAACGTATGA